Part of the Terriglobia bacterium genome, GGCGTCACGGCTCTCGCCAAGCTCCACATGGATGCCGGCAATTTCAAAGAGGCCGTTGATCTTCTCGAGGCGTTCGTAAAGGACCATCCGGAGTCCGATTCCGCGCTTCAAACTCTGGGCGAAGCGTATTCGGATTTGCAGGAGTTTTCAAAATCTGCAGATGCGTACAAGCGCGCTGCCGAGCTCGATCCGGACGACGTCGAGATCAAGAAGGCTGAAGCCGAGGCTTTGTACCGGGCTCAGAATCTCGACGAAGCGGCAAAACTCTACGAAGACCTTGCGAAATCCGCGCCGGACGACGGAATCTCATTGCTGCGCCTCGGCCAGATCTACCAGGCAGAGATGAAGTACGAGCAGGCGCGCCAGTATCTACAAAAAGCGGCCCAGTCATTCCCGGACAGCGTTGAAGTCCAGTTCAATCTCGTGATTCTGGATCGCCAGGAAGGCCACCTGGAAGATGCGCTCAAACGCGCAAACGACATCCTCAAAAAGACGGAAAAATCCAACGGCCGTTACAGCGAGGCTGAGAAACAAAACCGGCGCATTTTCCTCATCAATCAGGCAACGCTGAATCAGTCGCTGGGAAATTACGACGCGGCGGTCAAGACGCTCCAGGATATCAAGAGTCTCACCAACGAGAAGGCCGGACCAATCGATGCGATGATCGTCGAGACCTATCGAATGGCCCGGAATCTCGACAAAGCCGTTCAATACTCCGATCAGGCATTGAGCGAGAATCCCGGCAATCGGCAGATGCAGATCGTGCACGCCGATCTGATTGCGGAAAAGGGCCGTGTCGATGACGGGATCAAGGCCCTGCAACAGCTGCAGAAGGGAAACGACACCGACCTCGACGTTTTGTCGACGGAAGTCAGCATTTACCAGCGGGCGAAAAAGTATGAGCAGGCCCAGAACGTATTGAATACCGCGATCCAGCGTTTTCCGAATCAGGAGCAGGTCTACTTTCTGCAGGGCGCCCTTGACGAGAAGCAGAAGAAATACGACGGCGCCGAGAAGGCTTTCCGAAAGGCTCTCGAGCTTGGCGAGGAGGATCCGGCAGTACTCAACTATCTGGGATACATGTACGCCGACCGTGGCGTCCGCCTGCCTGAAGCCGCGTCCATGCTTGAAAAGGCAGTGAAGGCCGAACCGACAAACGGCGCCTACCTGGACAGCCTGGGGTGGGTTTACTTCAAGCAGAACCGGTTCGATCTGGCCGAAGAATATCTGAAAAAAGCGATTGTTTTCGTCAACGGCGACTCCTCCATCCATGACCATATGGGCGACCTCTACTTTAAGACCAAGCGCTACGACGACGCCCGCAACGAGTGGAACAAATCGATACAGCTGGCCACCGACCAGGACGAAATCGATAAAGTGAAGAAAAAGCTGGATGAGCTGAAGACGACCCGGGCGGCTAAGAAATAATTTCGAACCTTTCCTTCCACACGGCTGTCACTAATCAAGACAGGCTAAGCGCGAGCGTGGC contains:
- a CDS encoding tetratricopeptide repeat protein, with the protein product MNKYLLVLLLIPAFAVTGLAQAQTNARAQAYYHFSKGRLLDDQGQTTQAIDEYKKALELDPNNSLIYSEMAESYLRNNRVRDAVDSATKAIQLDRDNIEAHKLLDTVYLQIIGRSNAQQPPSIDTINSAIHEFEEIIRIDPTDNTSYVMLGRLYLIKGDRDKATAIFKKLLGQEPGSEEGVTALAKLHMDAGNFKEAVDLLEAFVKDHPESDSALQTLGEAYSDLQEFSKSADAYKRAAELDPDDVEIKKAEAEALYRAQNLDEAAKLYEDLAKSAPDDGISLLRLGQIYQAEMKYEQARQYLQKAAQSFPDSVEVQFNLVILDRQEGHLEDALKRANDILKKTEKSNGRYSEAEKQNRRIFLINQATLNQSLGNYDAAVKTLQDIKSLTNEKAGPIDAMIVETYRMARNLDKAVQYSDQALSENPGNRQMQIVHADLIAEKGRVDDGIKALQQLQKGNDTDLDVLSTEVSIYQRAKKYEQAQNVLNTAIQRFPNQEQVYFLQGALDEKQKKYDGAEKAFRKALELGEEDPAVLNYLGYMYADRGVRLPEAASMLEKAVKAEPTNGAYLDSLGWVYFKQNRFDLAEEYLKKAIVFVNGDSSIHDHMGDLYFKTKRYDDARNEWNKSIQLATDQDEIDKVKKKLDELKTTRAAKK